In Silene latifolia isolate original U9 population chromosome 3, ASM4854445v1, whole genome shotgun sequence, a single window of DNA contains:
- the LOC141647084 gene encoding putative glutathione S-transferase, translating to MANNEVILMDFWPSLFGMRVRIALAEKGVEYEYKDEDLRNKSELLLKMNPIHKKIPVLVHNNKPVCESLNIVQYIDEVWTDKSPLLPSDPYQRAQARFWADFIEKKTYDRTMKIWTSKGEEQEVAKKEVIEHLKVLEEQLGDKPYFGGDTFGYVDVLLIPFYSWFYILETEGNFKIEESNPKIIDWAKRCLQRESVAKTLPDQKKLYEFVQEYKKKLGVE from the exons ATGGCTAATAATGAAGTGATTTTGATGGATTTTTGGCCTAGTCTCTTCGGGATGCGGGTCAGAATCGCGTTGGCCGAAAAAGGGGTGGAATATGAGTACAAAGATGAAGATTTAAGGAACAAAAGTGAGTTGCTCCTTAAGATGAACCCGATTCACAAGAAAATCCCGGTTCTTGTTCATAACAACAAGCCGGTTTGTGAGTCCCTTAACATTGTTCAGTACATTGATGAGGTTTGGACCGACAAGAGCCCTTTATTGCCTTCTGACCCGTATCAGAGAGCTCAGGCTCGGTTTTGGGCTGATTTTATCGAAAAGAAG ACATACGACAGGACAATGAAGATATGGACATCAAAAGGCGAGGAACAAGAGGTCGCAAAGAAAGAAGTCATAGAACATTTGAAGGTATTGGAGGAACAACTCGGAGACAAGCCATACTTTGGTGGCGACACATTTGGGTACGTTGATGTGTTGTTGATTCCGTTTTACAGTTGGTTTTACATTTTGGAAACCGAGGGAAACTTCAAGATTGAAGAATCGAACCCAAAGATCATAGATTGGGCTAAGAGGTGCTTGCAAAGGGAAAGCGTCGCTAAAACTCTCCCGGATCAGAAAAAGCTTTACGAGTTTGTCCAAGAGTATAAGAAGAAGCTTGGCGTTGAGTGA